Proteins from one Coturnix japonica isolate 7356 chromosome 5, Coturnix japonica 2.1, whole genome shotgun sequence genomic window:
- the LOC107315471 gene encoding LOW QUALITY PROTEIN: inositol 1,4,5-trisphosphate receptor-interacting protein-like 1 (The sequence of the model RefSeq protein was modified relative to this genomic sequence to represent the inferred CDS: inserted 2 bases in 1 codon), which translates to MIMALVFVLALLVRALSVSVNTDVLMLENVQRREVDLQKHMIPPQHEIEQRNEQQSWVDMSSLLFALLDYWKIWFNVGLILLLLWNMLQSIQMSQHDESSSENDSSSGEEEASGAEQEEEEEVEEEEQEEHQEEQVEQQVQEEQQVQEEQERVQEEQEQEEEEDDEEEDFKDSALTKFLTRRALEKVEGRATRCPIVEELMNELVQTFRFIWSNSFFPVLQPAIGVGSAFEGWSPREWDNVYCLLVPIEPPPGHTFLLELGDEGHGLARNSRVRVELQCMCQREKQLGNVLCFLHHHEEELSQNQDPSLLQTLCTDSYLDVERTVTWFTAQVAAIWKTTHHAHAYSLKVLPSRRSCKLQLTEAYSGEKVLVELLFGVQQEYSDIYLTSQNTDAGFTPSTTWPQSCAVAEKKFFQHTARSTGQDSSHLHCLTLLASILVGMGFSTYVIKTLVLHSLAIIPLKKWRRKYFLNRMENLLRYLRFCLDEKCLNHFFLXQQVGAQHDVLPQSFRSAKPLNLFQHLEEDPDAHSIALREFRELRDRYIRLLLFGR; encoded by the exons ATG ATCATGGCTTTGGTGTTTGTTCTCGCATTGTTGGTGCGGGCGCTAAGTGTCAGTGTCAATACTGATGTGCTCATGCTCGAGAACGTGCAGCGGCGCGAGGTTGATCTGCAAAAGCACATGATACCTCCGCAGCACGAGATTGAGCAGAGgaatgagcagcagagctgggtggaCATGtcatctctgctctttgctctgCTGGATTACTGGAAGATCTGGTTCAATGTGGGGCTGATTCTGTTGCTCCTTTGGAACATGTTGCAGTCCATACAAATGAGCCAGCATgatgaaagcagcagtgaaaatgaCAGCTCCAGTGGCGAGGAGGAGGCATCGGGGGCGGagcaagaggaagaggaagaggtggAAGAGGAGGAACAGGAGGAACATCAGGAGGAACAGGTGGAACAGCAGGTGCAGGAGGAACAGCAGGTGCAGGAGGAACAGGAACGGGTGCAGGAGGAACAG gaacaggaagaagaggaggatgacGAGGAAGAAGACTTCAAAGATTCAGCACTGACAAAATTTCTCACAAGGCGTGCCCTGGAAAAGGTGGAAGGAAGGGCCACCAGGTGCCCTATAGTGGAGGAGCTGATGAACGAGCTCGTGCAGACCTTCAGATTCATCTGGTCCAACAGCTTCTTCCCGGTGCTGCAGCCCGCCATTGGGGTGGGCAGTGCCTTTGAAGGCTGGAGTCCCCGGGAGTGGGACAATGTGTACTGCCTGCTCGTGCCCATAGAGCCTCCCCCCGGGCACACCTTCCTCCTGGAGCTGGGAGATGAAGGGCACGGGCTGGCAAGGAACTCCCGCGTCCGCGTGGAGCTTCAGTGCATGTGCCAAAGGGAGAAGCAGCTGGGGAATGTGCTGTGCTTCCTCCACCACCATGAGGAAGAGCTGAGCCAAAATCAGGACCCCAGCCTGCTACAGACTCTCTGCACTGACTCCTACCTGGATGTGGAGAGAACTGTCACCTGGTTCACCGCACAGGTGGCAGCAATCTGGAAGACCACCCACCACGCGCACGCCTACAGCCTGAAGGTGCTGCCTTCCAGACGCTCCTGCAAGCTCCAGCTGACAGAAGCCTACAGCGGGGAAAAAGTCCTCGTCGAGCTGCTGTTCGGGGTGCAGCAAGAATACTCGGACATCTACCTGACCAGCCAGAACACAGACGCCGGCTTTACGCCCAGCACAACATGGCCACAGAGCTGCGCTGTGGCagaaaagaagttcttccagCACACGGCCAGGAGTACCGGACAGGACAGCTCCCACCTGCACTGCCTGACGTTGCTTGCCAGCATCTTAGTGGGCATGGGCTTTTCCACCTATGTCATCAAGACTCTTGTCCTCCACAGTTTGGCCATCATCCCTTTGAAGAAGTGGCGCAGGAAGTATTTCCTGAATCGGATGGAGAATCTCCTGCGGTACCTGCGCTTCTGCCTGGATGAGAAATGCCTGAACCACTTCTTCCT GCAGCAAGTCGGTGCACAGCACGATGTCCTGCCGCAGTCCTTCCGATCCGCCAAGCCGCTCAACCTCTTCCAGCACCTGGAGGAGGACCCGGACGCCCACTCCATAGCGCTGCGTGAGTTCAGGGAGCTGAGAGATCGCTACATCAGACTGCTGCTGTTCGGACGCTGA